The following proteins are encoded in a genomic region of Necator americanus strain Aroian chromosome II, whole genome shotgun sequence:
- a CDS encoding hypothetical protein (NECATOR_CHRII.G7448.T1) encodes MKENAYSACNTKVNTSDQNADRTTMFSEHQLVLLCYATLKAQHEIDDVKISPRKDMARDVDHECGCDQAQFPLIAPKDSVKNGLTDRIFQRDTQERVKYAGARMNICKRANN; translated from the coding sequence atgaaagagaatGCTTACAGTGCTTGCAACACAAAGGTGAACACCAGTGATCAGAATGCTGATCGAACGACTATGTTCTCCGAACATCAATTAGTCTTGCTTTGCTATGCTACCTTAAAGGCACaacacgaaattgatgatgttaAGATCTCTCCAAGAAAAGATATGGCTAGagatgtagatcacgagtgcGGTTGTGATCAAGCTCAGTTTCCCCTAATTGCTCCAAAAGACagcgtgaaaaacggcctcacggatcgaatttttcaacgagACACACAAGAACGTGTGAAGTATGCGGGCGCACGCATGAACATCTGTAAGCGAGCAAACAATTAA
- a CDS encoding hypothetical protein (NECATOR_CHRII.G7449.T1) → MPLIVSDPNSRAPMGFDESLLKVQEDRLEVISVTIQQTAMSDKWNYQQNRGPHPDTSYNDWAYNGFQQHHRPPDYFNQTNFGVPPQFQNHTAGMQQRLPNFPLNPNAAAFIPRGFHRPNHSGPAMSFYPGEDVEVRAYEAMYNQFGSNVQDEYIPSQELHHDMVHSDNLVSLQEIQVGLEQLLNDADDFDSWSGAIRDRMVEKRMSAPTRIVAVHMIFEMAIAVSSRPLSGNNPQHTLARLVCFLCSEIPSLLRDAVLKLLCDFHGKRLSLQTEQRINLCVFFAEIYEKIETENGSRIDKVGEALLEQLDDLLKLEMNDPLMKTIIQLVKLCGRHLDASSMTEPRVNQLLTKLLAFAKGHPQLSESVKTQIMCVVDLRKSGWGICVRGNGGTPETATSSSNFSLPSSGIIVGDDGAALELNEEERSFLESQFNAMDGLEDTEHDHSFDDQEVLKDFGAFVKEEEDREEERKTASMLEKLKMCESDTKSEKPESTTSSSCL, encoded by the exons ATGCCACTAATCGTGAGCGATCCTAACTCACGCGCACCCATGGGCTTTGACGAATCGCTATTAAAGGTCCAAGAGGACAG GCTCGAAGTGATTTCAGTGACGATACAACAGACCGCAATGAGTGATAAGTGGAATTATCAGCAGAACAGAGGACCTCATCCAGACACCTCCTACAATG ACTGGGCCTATAACGGTTTTCAACAACATCATCGTCCTCCTGACTATTTCAATCAAACCAATTTTGGCGTTCCTCCACAGTTTCAAA aTCACACAGCAGGCATGCAACAGCGGCTGCCGAATTTTCCTCTCAATCCTAACGCAGCTGCGTTTATACCAAGAGGGTTTCATAGACCAAAT CATTCGGGACCTGCGATGTCTTTTTATCCGGGTGAGGATGTCGAAGTCCGTGCATATGAAGCCATGTACAATCAATTTGGCAGCAATGTACAAGACGA GTATATCCCGTCTCAGGAACTGCATCATGATATGGTTCACAGTGACAATCTTGTATCTCTTCAAGAA ATACAAGTTGGGCTTGAACAACTTCTGAACGACGCAGACGACTTCGATTCATGGTCTGGGGCAATCCGCGATAGAATGGTTGAGAAACGAATGTCAGCTCCTACGAGAATTGTTGCTGTGCACATGATCTTTGAAATG GCCATCGCGGTTTCTTCTCGACCTTTGTCTGGTAACAATCCCCAGCACACACTCGCCCGTCTAGTTTGTTTCTTGTGTTCAGAA ATCCCGTCATTACTGCGCGATGCTGTATTGAAGCTGCTATGCGATTTCCACGGAAAACGCCTGTCACTTCAAACCGAGCAAAGGATCAACTTATGTGTTTTCTTCGCAGAGATCtatgaaaaaatcgaaacg gaaaatgGTAGTAGAATCGACAAGGTTGGAGAGGCGCTTCTAGAACAACTTGATGATCTTCTCAAGCTTGAAATGAACGATCCGCTCATGAAGACGATCATTCAACTGGTTAAG CTTTGTGGGCGCCATTTGGATGCTTCAAGTATGACTGAACCTCGTGTCAATCAACTACTCACCAAACTGCTAGCCTTCGCGAAAGGCCATCCGCAACTCAGCGA ATCGGTGAAGACGCAAATAATGTGTGTGGTTGATTTACGGAAAAGCGGATGGGGGATATGTGTGCGAGGAAATGGTGGCACACCTGAAACTGCTACGTCTTCCTCGAACTTTTCCCTTCCTTCAAGTGGCATTATTGTTGGTGACGATGGCGCTGCGCTGGAATTGAATGAAGAAGAACGGTCTTTCCTCGAATCGCAGTTTAACGCCATGGATG GTCTAGAAGACACTGAACATGACCACTCATTTGACGACCAAGAAGTGTTGAAGGATTTCGGTGCTTTTgttaaggaagaagaagatcgGGAAGAG GAACGCAAAACTGCTTCAATGTTAGAGAAGCTGAAAATGTGCGAATCTGATACGAAGTCAGAGAAACCTGAATCTACTACCTCTTCCTCATGTCTATAA
- a CDS encoding hypothetical protein (NECATOR_CHRII.G7450.T1), with protein MCELAELTPGYIVKSWKIVERVGKGGFGSVYTCINSKNEIYALKVEGREETVQLLKMEVCVLAELAKYGGRHFCKIEDKGQMEGFNFVVMTFVGMSLSDLRLKFPKKKFSYGTAASVAIQALEALEDLHGIGYLHRDVKPANYTIGRPEVDELRKIYVLDFGMCRKFAHEDGTIKKPRAVAEFRGTLRYAPVSCHSRRELCRQDDCESWLYMVVEFTKGGLPWRHCTDMKKVGDEKRAVRTSEVATKRLFGGCPREYIDMLRVIDAGKFFDEPDYNRLYSLLRQAITNTGSKEYPYDWEEMFTEQTKKGKIEINKQQQQQAQQEDDDTQSPK; from the exons atgTGTGAGCTAGCAGAGCTCACACCAGGATATATTGtgaaaagttggaaaattgTGGAAAGAGTTGGAAAAGGAGGGTTTGGATCtgtatatacatgtataaatAGCAAAAATGAGATCTATGCGTTGAAG GTAGAGGGTAGAGAAGAAACAGTTCAGCTTTTGAAAATGGAAGTTTGCGTACTAGCCGAGCTGGCAAAGTATGGAGGAagacatttttgcaaaattgaaGATAAA GGACAAATGGAGGGCTTCAATTTTGTTGTTATGACCTTTGTGGGCATGTCACTAAGCGATTTGCGATTGAAATTTCCCAAGAAAAAGTTCAG CTATGGTACAGCTGCTTCTGTTGCTATTCAAGCCTTAGAAGCACTAGAAGATCTTCACGGAATCGGCTACCTTCATAGAGATGTAAAACCAGCAAATTATACAATTGGTAGACCAGAAGTTGACGAATTACGgaag ATTTATGTGCTTGACTTTGGAATGTGTCGCAAATTTGCGCATGAAGATGGAACAATTAAAAAGCCGAGAGCTGTTGCTGAATTCAGAGGAACATTGAGATACGCCCCAGTATCGTGTCATTCAAGGAG GGAGCTCTGTAGGCAAGATGATTGCGAATCTTGGTTATATATGGTAGTAGAGTTCACTAAAGGAGGGTTACCGTGGCGGCACTGCACAGATATGAAGAAGGTTGGAGATGAGAAGAGAGCAGTGAGGACTTCCGAAGTCGCCACGAAGCGGCTTTTTGGagg GTGTCCAAGAGAATATATCGATATGTTGAGAGTGATAGATGCTGGGAAATTCTTCGATGAGCCTGACTACAACCGATTGTACTCTTTGCTTCGACAAGCAATAACGAACACTGGCTCAAAG GAATACCCGTACGACTGGGAAGAAATGTTTACAGAACAgaccaaaaaaggaaaaatcgaaatcaacaagcaacaacaacaacaagcacAACAAGAGGACGATGACACACAGTCTCcaaaatga